In Leopardus geoffroyi isolate Oge1 chromosome D1, O.geoffroyi_Oge1_pat1.0, whole genome shotgun sequence, a single window of DNA contains:
- the MPZL3 gene encoding myelin protein zero-like protein 3 gives MQQSGAGGGRGCALLPLLGVLLFQGVYIALSLEIKADAHVRGYVGEKIKLKCTFRSTSSITDKLTIDWTYRPPSSSRTESIFHYQSFQYPTTAGTFRDRISWAGDVYRGDASISISNPTLKDNGTFSCAVKNPPDVHHNIPVTELTVTERGFGIMLSSVALLSVLVFVPSAVVVVLLLVRMGRKSAGLKKRNKSGYKKSSIEVSDDTDQEEADDCMARLCVRCAECLDSDYEETY, from the exons GTGTTTACATCGCCCTTTCCTTGGAGATTAAAGCGGATGCGCATGTCCGGGGTTACGTTGGAGAGAAGATCAAGTTGAAATGCACCTTCAGGTCGACTTCATCTATCACTGACAAACTCACCATAGACTGGACGTACCGACCCCCCAGCAGCAGTCGTACTGAATCC ATTTTTCATTATCAGTCTTTCCAGTATCCAACCACAGCAGGCACGTTTCGGGATCGAATTTCCTGGGCTGGAGATGTGTACAGAGGGGATGCGTCTATAAGCATCAGCAACCCTACCCTCAAGGACAATGGGACATTCAGCTGTGCCGTGAAGAATCCCCCAGACGTGCACCATAACATTCCCGTGACAGAGCTAACAGTCACAGAGAGGG GGTTTGGCATCATGCTCTCCTCTGTGGCCCTCCTCTCCGTCCTTGTCTTCGTCCCCTCAGCCGTGGTGGTTGTCCTGCtgctggtgaggatggggaggaaaTCAGCTGGGCTGAAGAAGAGGAACAAGTCTGGCTACAAGAAGTCGTCTATTGAGGTGTCAGATGA CACTGACCAGGAGGAGGCGGACGACTGCATGGCGAGGCTTTGTGTTCGTTGCGCCGAGTGCCTG gaTTCAGACTATGAAGAGACATATTGA